The following coding sequences are from one Gossypium raimondii isolate GPD5lz chromosome 4, ASM2569854v1, whole genome shotgun sequence window:
- the LOC105780678 gene encoding probable beta-D-xylosidase 5: protein MKLKTQFSFALCLSFFLVLVPYNTQAQPFACDKNDPNTSKFPFCDTTLSYQDRTKDLVSRLTLQEKVQQLVNTASGIPRLGVPAYQWWSEALHGVSDLGPGTRFNATVPGATSFPAVILSAASFNEMLWLEMGRVVSTEARAMYNVGLAGLTYWSPNVNVFRDPRWGRGQETPGEDPTVVSKYAVNYVRGLQEVGSVGDKLKVSSCCKHYTAYDVDNWKGVDRFHFDAKVTKQDLEDTYQPPFKSCVVEGHVSSVMCSYNRVNGIPTCADPDLLKGIVRGQWGLDGYIVSDCDSIEVYYNAIHYTATPEDAVALALKAGLNMNCGDYLGKYTVNAVNLKKVEESVVDQALIYNYIVLMRLGFFDGNPKQLLFGNLGPSDVCTDDHQKLALDAAKQGIVLLDNDGVLPLSRTIIKSLAVIGPNANATKVMISNYAGVPCQYTTPLQGLQKYVSMVTHEAGCRDVKCNNDTFIDLAVQAAANTDAVVLVVGLDQSIEAEGLDRVNLTLPGYQEKLVTDVANAANGKVVLVVMAAGPIDITFARNMRKIGAILWVGYPGQAGGDAIAQVIFGDHNPAGRSPFTWYPQEYANKVPMTDMNMRANATTNFPGRTYRFYTGKTLYEFGHGLSYTSFSKFIISAPSTVLINSTPNNILLEPYSNNGEAIDASSVSNCDDLQFNLMIGVKNNGPMDGDHVVLLFWKPPSTKGVTGAPNMQLIGFERVGVKKGKTKNVTVSLNVCKDLSLVDVEGKRKLVIGQHTIFVGTTSEHQVRHHFVVRQAGDESGEPLVSIT from the exons ATGAAATTAAAAACCCAGTTTTCTTTTGCTTTATGCCTCTCATTTTTCCTTGTTCTCGTCCCATATAACACTCAAGCTCAGCCATTTGCATGCGACAAAAATGATCCTAATACGAGCAAGTTCCCCTTTTGTGACACAACCTTATCTTACCAGGACCGAACCAAGGACCTTGTTTCACGCCTCACACTCCAAGAAAAGGTTCAACAGTTGGTGAACACAGCCTCCGGCATTCCCCGGCTCGGGGTGCCAGCTTACCAGTGGTGGTCGGAGGCCCTCCACGGCGTGTCGGACCTCGGTCCAGGCACTCGGTTTAACGCCACGGTGCCCGGTGCGACTAGTTTCCCCGCTGTGATTTTATCCGCCGCGAGTTTCAACGAGATGTTGTGGCTCGAGATGGGGCGAGTTGTCTCGACCGAGGCTCGAGCCATGTACAATGTCGGTCTAGCCGGGCTGACATATTGGAGCCCTAATGTTAATGTGTTCCGCGACCCAAGATGGGGTCGTGGACAAGAAACGCCGGGGGAGGACCCTACGGTGGTCTCGAAATATGCTGTGAATTACGTGCGGGGATTGCAAGAAGTTGGCTCCGTGGGGGACAAGCTTAAGGTTTCAAGTTGTTGTAAGCATTACACTGCTTATGATGTGGACAACTGGAAAGGCGTGGACCGGTTCCATTTTGATGCAAAG GTTACGAAGCAGGACTTGGAAGATACGTATCAGCCACCATTTAAGAGCTGTGTAGTGGAAGGACATGTGAGCAGTGTAATGTGCTCATACAATAGGGTGAATGGCATCCCTACTTGTGCTGATCCAGACCTTCTCAAAGGCATAGTTAGAGGCCAATGGGGACTTGATGG ATACATTGTTTCAGACTGTGACTCAATTGAGGTTTATTATAATGCCATCCATTACACTGCAACACCTGAAGATGCAGTGGCCCTTGCTTTGAAAGCAGGTTTAAACATGAATTGTGGGGATTATTTGGGGAAATACACGGTGAATGCAGTCAATTTGAAGAAAGTAGAAGAATCTGTTGTTGATCAGGCTTTAATATATAACTATATAGTTCTAATGAGGCTCGGTTTCTTCGATGGAAACCCAAAACAGCTTCTGTTCGGTAACCTCGGTCCATCCGATGTATGCACAGATGATCACCAGAAGCTGGCCCTCGATGCTGCCAAGCAAGGAATAGTTTTACTCGACAACGACGGAGTCCTTCCTCTGTCTCGAACCATCATAAAGAGTTTAGCCGTTATCGGACCGAACGCTAATGCCACGAAGGTTATGATAAGTAACTACGCCGGTGTACCTTGCCAGTATACTACCCCTTTACAAGGGCTGCAAAAGTATGTCTCAATGGTTACACATGAGGCAGGGTGTAGGGATGTGAAATGCAATAATGATACATTTATCGATCTCGCGGTTCAGGCAGCGGCGAACACCGATGCTGTGGTGCTCGTTGTGGGGCTAGATCAATCGATCGAGGCCGAAGGGCTCGATAGAGTGAACTTGACATTGCCAGGATATCAAGAGAAGTTAGTGACTGATGTTGCTAATGCAGCAAATGGAAAAGTGGTCCTTGTAGTTATGGCTGCTGGTCCTATTGATATAACATTTGCAAGGAACATGCGAAAAATCGGAGCCATTTTATGGGTAGGGTATCCGGGTCAAGCAGGAGGAGACGCCATTGCTCAGGTCATATTTGGAGACCATAATCCAG CTGGGAGGTCACCATTCACATGGTACCCCCAAGAGTATGCCAATAAAGTCCCGATGACCGACATGAACATGCGAGCCAACGCCACCACAAACTTCCCTGGACGAACCTATCGATTCTACACCGGCAAAACCCTTTACGAATTCGGACACGGGCTAAGTTACACATCATTCTCCAAATTCATAATATCAGCTCCTTCCACAGTACTAATCAACTCAACACCAAACAACATCCTCCTCGAACCATACTCCAACAACGGCGAAGCAATCGACGCATCAAGCGTTTCAAACTGCGACGACCTGCAATTCAACCTCATGATCGGAGTTAAAAACAATGGACCAATGGACGGAGATCACGTGGTTCTCCTCTTTTGGAAGCCACCGAGCACGAAAGGGGTCACCGGTGCACCGAACATGCAGTTGATCGGGTTCGAGAGGGTTGGAGTTAAGAAAGGGAAGACCAAGAATGTGACAGTGAGCTTAAATGTGTGCAAAGACCTGAGCTTAGTGGATGTTGAAGGGAAGAGGAAACTGGTGATAGGACAACATACCATTTTTGTAGGCACAACCAGTGAGCACCAAGTGAGGCACCATTTTGTTGTGAGGCAAGCAGGGGATGAAAGTGGGGAACCTTTAGTCTCTATTACTTAA
- the LOC105780339 gene encoding uncharacterized protein LOC105780339, whose protein sequence is MGTSLNDNESSLARIKQLEHERDELRKDIEQLCMQQAGPSYLGVATRMHFQRTAGLEQEIENLRKELAACVRNNQNLQEELCEAYRIKTQLADLHREEAAKNVEAEKQVKFFQGCVAAAFAERDHSILEAEKAKEKEELMAQKFNEFQSRIEELASNCLEQSRCNDALQIDLAKQKEENETLTKVINKFYEIRQGTIGEVEDASLDDKCACLLHDPGEMWSFNDSSTAKYISSLEEELERVRSSVDDLRNKLRVGLEIENHLKKKVRGLERKKITSDRMILDRVTELRHYHSEHKVQIMNLLDMEKSHIKRFVELVEEKIRQFDARGQNVHCVLKPDEYEHVDVHLSTDAEAELVSKGDMLNLNIAETKAHAAEALAQALQEKRDVLDNIAESKGDASEALAQALQEKVATLLLLSQQEERHLLEKNINAALQKKVDELQRNLLQVTNEKVKALLELAQFKRKYQLLQEKINNEVKQGNVLAEVADRRIATYERDGKLKSLLKKTYLRRWVGAPDTGGNEAEASPNSMDFVRMRIENATLKESMESLDHLTSTLHRLRLSLLKVTESINSKDTDTNASELDEIITEAKLVKTALGSSLPISWSAEGDGESIGESIDTETGDMFEDSGGQKIDSVTAAGFEMLDLLILAAQVLKGKNQTCSLTTP, encoded by the exons ATGGGGACGAGCTTAAACGACAACGAATCATCACTTGCTCGCATCAAACAGTTAGAACATG AGCGTGACGAATTGCGTAAAGATATAGAGCAATTGTGTATGCAACAAGCTGGGCCAAGCTACCTTGGTGTGGCCACTAGAATGCATTTTCagag GACAGCTGGATTAGAGCAGGAGATTGAGAATTTGAGAAAGGAATTAGCTGCTTGTGTCCGGAATAAccaaaatcttcaagaggagCTTTGTGAAGCTTATCGAATTAAa ACTCAGCTGGCTGATCTACATCGTGAGGAGGCTGCTAAG AATGTGGAAGCTGAGAAGCAGGTTAAGTTTTTCCAAGGTTGTGTGGCAGCTGCTTTTGCTGAACGGGATCATTCAATATTGGAG GCTGAGAAGGCTAAGGAAAAGGAGGAGCTTATGGCTCAGAAGTTTAACGAGTTTCAGTCAAG GATAGAAGAGCTTGCATCAAATTGTCTTGAACAGAGCAGATGTAATGATGCACTGCAAATTGATCTTGCAAAACAGAAAGAGGAAAATGAAACTTTAACGAAG GTTATCAACAAGTTTTATGAGATCAGGCAAGGAACTATTGGGGAAGTAGAGGATGCTAGTTTGGATGATAAATGTGCTTGTCTTTTACATGATCCTGGAGAAATGTGGAGTTTCAATGATTCTTCCACCGCTAAATACATT AGTTCATTGGAAGAAGAGCTGGAAAGAGTAAGGAGCTCTGTCGATGATCTTCGAAACAAGTTGCGAGTG GGCTTGGAGATTGAAAATCATTTGAAGAAAAAAGTTCGTGGactggaaagaaagaaa ATCACTTCAGACAGAATGATTTTGGACAGGGTCACAGAACTACGCCATTATCATTCTGAGCACAAAGTTCAAATTATGAATTTACTTGATATGGAAAAATCACATATCAAAAGATTTGTTGAGCTAGTTGAAGAAAAAATTAGGCAATttgatgcaagagggcaaaATGTGCACTGTGTCCTCAAACCAGATGAATATGAGCATGTAGATGTACATCTAAGTACTGATGCTGAAGCCGAGTTGGTATCTAAG GGGGATATGCTGAATTTAAATATTGCTGAGACTAAAGCTCATGCCGCAGAAGCCCTTGCACAGGCATTGCAAGAAAAG AGGGATGTGCTGGATAATATTGCTGAGAGTAAAGGTGATGCCTCAGAAGCCCTTGCACAGGCATTGCAGGAAAAG GTGGCAACACTGTTACTTTTATCACAGCAGGAAGAAAGACATTTACTGGAGAAAAATATTAATGCAGCTCTTCAGAAAAAAGTAGATGAGCTTCAGAGAAATTTGCTTCAA GTTACCAATGAAAAGGTGAAGGCTCTCTTGGAGTTGGCACAATTTAAGCGGAAATATCAGTTATTGCAAGA GAAAATCAATAATGAGGTGAAGCAAGGGAATGTTTTGGCTGAAGTTGCTGACAGAAGAATTGCTACTTATGAAAGAGATGGAAAGCTAAAGAGTCTGCTAAAGAAAACATATTTGAGACGTTGGGTTGGTGCACCAGATACTGGGGGAAATGAAGCTGAAGCTTCGCCAAATAGCATGGATTTCGTTAG AATGAGAATTGAAAATGCTACACTCAAGGAGAGCATGGAAAGTTTGGACCACCTGACTTCTACACTTCATAGATTGCGTCTTTCACTTCTGAAG GTAACAGAGTCGATAAATTCTAAAGATACTGATACTAATGCATCAGAACTTGATGAGATCATTACTGAGGCAAAACTTGTGAAGACAGCACTAGGCAGCTCCCTGCCCATTAGTTGGTCAGCTGAGGGAGATGGTGAATCTATTGGAGAAAGCATAGACACTGAGACAGGCGATATGTTTGAGGATTCTGGTGGTCAGAAAATAGATTCAGTTACTGCAGCAGGGTTTGAGATGCTGGATCTGCTAATACTTGCTGCTCAGGTATTAAAGGGAAAAAACCAAACCTGCTCTTTAACCACACCCTGA
- the LOC105780709 gene encoding LIM domain-containing protein WLIM1 — protein MATFQGTQQKCNACNKTVYLVDKLTADNRVFHKACFRCHHCKGTLKLSNYNSFEGVLYCRPHYDQLFKRTGSLDKSFEGTPKVVRPERQIDSESALKVMNSFGGTREKCAACSKTAYPIERVTVNGTIYHKSCFKCTHGGCTISPSNYIAHEGKLYCKHHHIQLFKEKGNYSQLETEREKQAATAANKVPAPAATSTTTTTTEIAAES, from the exons atggcGACATTCCAAGGAACTCAACAAAAATGCAATGCATGCAACAAGACTGTTTATCTGGTGGATAAGTTGACGGCTGATAATAGGGTTTTTCATAAGGCTTGCTTCCGTTGCCACCATTGCAAGGGTACCCTCAAg CTTAGCAACTACAACTCATTTGAAGGGGTGCTATACTGCAGGCCACACTATGATCAACTCTTCAAGAGAACTGGCAGTCTTGACAAGAGTTTTGAAG GAACACCAAAGGTTGTCAGACCTGAAAGACAAATCGATAGTGAG AGTGCACTGAAAGTGATGAACTCGTTTGGTGGCACCAGAGAAAAATGTGCGGCCTGTTCTAAGACTGCTTATCCAATTGAGAGG GTTACTGTGAATGGGACAATATACCACAAGAGCTGCTTCAAGTGTACCCATGGAGGGTGTACCATTAGCCCATCAAACTATATAGCACATGAAGGTAAACTCTACTGCAAACATCACCATATCCAACTCTTCAAGGAGAAAGGAAACTACAGCCAACTCGAGACCGAACGAGAGAAACAAGCCGCCACCGCCGCCAATAAGGTTCCTGCCCCTGCTGCAACATCAACCACAACCACAACCACGGAGATTGCAGCTGAGTCGTAA